In Salarias fasciatus chromosome 2, fSalaFa1.1, whole genome shotgun sequence, one genomic interval encodes:
- the zdhhc15b gene encoding palmitoyltransferase ZDHHC15B — translation MALSRGLRCCQRVFSWIPVLIITAVVLWSYYAYVFELCHFTITNTLEKVAYLFVFHVCFVMFSWTYWKSIFTPPASPCKKFQLSYSDKQRYEMEERPDAQKQILVEIAKKLPIFTRAQSGAIRFCDRCQVLKPDRCHHCSVCETCVLKMDHHCPWVNNCVGFSNYKFFLLFLSYSMLYCVFIAATVFQYFLKFWVGVLPNGSAKFHVLFLMFVALMFFVSLMFLFGYHCWLVAKNRSTLEAFSAPVFVSGPDRNGFNVGMRRNLQQVFGEDRRLWFIPVFTSQGNGHYFPLKDRSSESHNPLLSNEDMWEESDDGSEEGSLVEDADPSVTIEMEE, via the exons ATGGCTCTCTCCAGAGGTTTGAGATGCTGTCAGAGGGTTTTCTCCTGGATTCCCGTCCTTATCATCACCGCCGTAGTGCTCTGGTCCTACTACGCCTACGTCTTTGAGCTGTGTCACT TTACGATCACAAATACTTTGGAAAAAG TGGCCTATCTGTTCGTCTTTCATGTCTGTTTTGTGATGTTCTCCTGGACATACTGGAAGTCCATTTTCACCCCTCCTGCTTCACCATGCAAAAAG tttcagttgTCGTACTCCGACAAGCAAAGATACGAGATGGAAGAGAGGCCAGATGCTCAGAAACAAATCCTGGTTGAGATTGCTAAGAAGCTGCCTATTTTCACTCGAGCGCAGTCTGGAG CTATCAGGTTCTGCGACCGCTGCCAGGTCCTGAAGCCTGACCGCTGTCACCACTGCTCGGTTTGTGAAAC gtGTGTTTTGAAGATGGACCATCACTGTCCCTG gGTGAACAACTGTGTTGGTTTTTCCAACTACAAgttcttccttcttttcctgtCCTACTCCATGCTGTACTGTGTATTCATCGCAGCAACAGTCTTTCAGTATTTCCTGAAGTTCTGGGTG ggggTTTTGCCAAATGGGTCTGCAAAGTTCCATGTCCTCTTCCTCATGTTTGTGGCGCTCATGTTCTTTGTCAGTCTCATGTTCCTCTTTGGCTACCATTGTTGGTTGGTGGCCAAAAACAGATCCACTTTAG AGGCCTTCTCAGCTCCAGTTTTTGTCAGTGGGCCAGACAGAAATGGATTTAACGTAGGTATGCGcagaaacctgcagcaggtgtttggagaggacaggagactGTGGTTTATTCCTGTCTTTACAAG CCAAGGGAATGGCCACTACTTCCCTTTGAAGGATCGCAGTTCTGAATCTCACAATCCATTATTATCTAATGAGGACATGTGGGAGGA